Proteins encoded together in one Muntiacus reevesi unplaced genomic scaffold, mMunRee1.1 SCAFFOLD_124, whole genome shotgun sequence window:
- the LOC136155146 gene encoding olfactory receptor 4C13-like — MTKFLLLGLTQNPQLQKILFVVLLPMFLFTVLANLLIVITISLSPTLSAPMYFFLIHLSFIDAIFTSITTPKLITDLLHQRRTISWGDCLTQLFVEHFLGGVEVIVLIVMAYDRYVAICKSLHYTTIMQQELCKLLAVVAWIGGTLHATVQILFMVDLTFCGSNVIDHFMCDFFSLLKLACSHTYTLGMVVAANTGGMCLLIFFMLLISYIVILSCLKPHGSKGRRKALSTCGSHFTVEVLFFVPCIFTHMHPVAPYPADKW; from the coding sequence ATGACCAAATTTCTTCTCTTGGGACTCACACAAAATCCACAGCTGCAGAAAATACTCTTTGTTGTCCTTTTGCCCATGTTCCTATTCACTGTGCTCGCCAACCTGCTCATCgtcatcaccatctccctcagTCCCACACTTTCAgctcccatgtacttctttctcattCACTTGTCCTTCATAGATGCCATCTTCACCTCTATCACCACGCCCAAACTAATCACTGACCTGCTGCACCAGAGGAGAACCATCTCCTGGGGTGACTGCCTGACTCAGCTCTTTGTGGAGCACTTCCTGGGGGGAGTAGAAGTTATTGTCCTCATtgtcatggcctatgaccgctacgtggccatctgcaagtctCTGCACTACACGACCATCATGCAACAGGAGCTCTGCAAGCTCCTGGCGGTGGTGGCCTGGATCGGGGGGACACTGCATGCCACTGTGCAGATTCTTTTCATGGTAGACTTGACCTTCTGTGGCTCAAATGTCATTGACCACTTTATGTGTGATTTCTTCTCATTATTAAAACTTGCCTGTAGCCACACCTACACGCTTGGAATGGTGGTGGCAGCTAACACAGGGGGCATGTGCTTGCTCATTTTTTTCATGCTCCTCATCTCCTACATAGTCATCCTGAGCTGCCTGAAGCCCCATGGCTCTAAAGGACGACGCAAAGCCCTCTCCACATGTGGCTCCCACTTTACAGTAGAGGTGCTCTTTTTTGTCCCTTGTATATTCACCCACATGCATCCTGTGGCCCCTTACCCTGCAGACAAGTGGTGA